Proteins encoded together in one Porites lutea chromosome 2, jaPorLute2.1, whole genome shotgun sequence window:
- the LOC140926774 gene encoding uncharacterized protein: MEDVKQCVKVKMGTPSNKVLEELSVRITETWRQLGRRLDIDEPQLDAFDRENHQCREKGYKMLLSWKQRDCGSGASYQVLYDALCHNLVGLGKLAKEVCCDKKLGEIV, encoded by the exons ATGGAGGATGTGAAACAGTGCGTGAAAG TTAAAATGGGTACTCCCTCCAATAAAGTATTGGAAGAACTCTCAGTGCGTATTACCGAGACATGGAGACAGCTAGGACGACGGCTTGACATTGATGAACCACAGCTGGATGCATTTGATAGAGAAAATCACCAGTGTCGAGAGAAGGGGTACAAAATGCTGTTGTCGTGGAAACAAAGAGACTGTGGATCCGGTGCCTCTTACCAAGTCTTATACGATGCTTTGTGCCATAATCTTGTCGGATTAGGAAAACTGGCGAAAGAAGTTTGCTGTGATAAAAAATTGGGCGAAATAGTTTAG